The region ATCAACAGGTCGCCGGGCCGGCAGGCGGTCCACGCTTCGTCGGTCAGCGGCGTCGTGGCGATCACCGCCGTGCGATCGGTGGGCGTGCCGCGCTCGGCGAAGTCCACGCTGAGGTCGCCGTCCACCAGGCGCGCGCTCGAAAACGGCCAATGGCGGATCACATACGACAGACGCGTCGAGCAATACGCGAATTGCACGCTGCCGTTCGACAACACGAAGTTGAAGATGCCGAAGGTGTTCAGCGCGCGCGTCGCGTCCTGGATGACGGCGAACAGCGCGTCGGCGTCGTCGGTGCGCGCTGCGGGGTGAGCGGCGAAATGCGCGTACAGACGGTTCATGACGAAGCAGAACGCGGCCTCGCTATCGGTGGTGCCGACCGGCGCATAGGGGCCGGCTTCCGGTTCACCGAGCGGACGCAAGTCGCCGTTGTGCGCGAACACCCATTGCTGACCGCGCAACTCGCGCATGAACGGATGGCAGTTCTCCACCCGCGCGCCGCCCTGGGTCGCCTTGCGAATATGCGCGACGACGTTGCGCGACTTGATCGGATTGCGTTGGAGAAAGGTCGCGACCGGCGACTGGCAGGCCGGTTTGTCATCGACGAACACGCGGCACGCGCGGTCCTCGTAGAACGCCACGCCCCAGCCGTCGACATGATGGTCGGTGAGACCGCCGCGCGCGGCGAAACCGGTCAGCGAGAAACTGACGTCGGTGGGTTCCGCGCAACTGAGGGCGAGCAACTGGCACATGTCCGGTCTCGTCCTAGGCGGACCGCGCCGGCGCGTGCATGATGTGCGGCGACGACAACCACGCGAGCACGTCTGCAACCGCCGTTACGGCGCCGGCCTTGTCTGCGGTCTTGGCGGTCATCACACGTCATCCCCGGATCGTTCATGTTCCTGGGGAGACTAACGTGTTTCGGCGACCGCCGTTATAGCGAATCGTGCTTTGCAAATGAACGGCAAGCGGCTCCCGAAAAACCTCACCTTTGGGGATAAGGGGCGTCTTCGGTGCGCTCAGGCGCCGCCGGGCGCGGGTCAGCCGGCCAGCTTGCGGAACGTTTCCAGCACCGCATCGCCCTTGAACGGCTTGACGATCCAGCCTTTCACGCCGGCCGCCTTGCCGCGTTCCTTCATCGCCGGGCTGCTTTCCGTCGTCAGCATGATGACGTTGACGGAGGTGTTCGCCAGTTCGCCACGGATCTTCTCGACCATCGTCAGGCCGTCCATGTTCGGCATGTTGACGTCGCTGATCACCAGCTTGATGCCGGGGCTGCTCTTCAGTTTGGCGAGGCCGTCCTTGCCGTCCACCGCCGTGTCGACGTCCAGACCATTCTTCTTCAGGAAGCCGGCCACTTCGTCGCGCACCGTGCTCGAATCATCCACCACCAGAATTTTTGCCATGTTTTTTCCTTTGACAACACTCAGAACAGATCCAGTTCGCCTGCTTCGACCATCGCGCCGACGTCGTCGGCGACTTCCTTGAAGTCTTCCGGCGACCAGCTCAGGCTGAACACGAAACGTTGATGCAGCTTGACCGAGCGGCCCGATTGCGGGTCCTTCAGCCAGTACATGAAGCACAGTTGCGGATTGCCGGTGCCGAACGAGATGTACTTGTGCTTGTGATTCACCAGCAGGGGCACCTGCACCTGGCTGCGCGACCATGCGTCGGCGTCGCCGACATAGCGGTTCTTGAACGACCCCCAGATCAGGTTTGTCACTTCGCCGAGCAGGCCGTTCAGATCGCGGAAATCCGCGTCGCTGTCCGGCGTGTGTTCGACCATCCGGTAGCGATCGATCAGATCGAGGATCGGCGCCTCTTCGGCCTGCATCATCATGTAGCCGCGGCACCACGCGCTTTCCAGCGGAATCAGGCTGAACACCTCGCCGAAGATGATGCGGTCGCGCACGATGTACGGCGTATCGCAGGTGATGATCAGATCCTTGAACACGTCGCCGAGAATCGCCTGCGTCATGTCGGCGATGCCGCGCACCAGCGCATTCGGATAGTCGAGGCTGAAGATGTATTCGTCGATCACGCGGCGCAGCGGCGCCATGTCGTGCGCGACGTACGTCGCGCAGATCACGCGACGCAGACTTTCCGGCAGGCTGTCCATGCCGGCGTCGTGCTCGCGCCGCATGATGATCGGCAGCTCCGGGCGCACTGCGTTGATGCGGATCGCGATCTCGGCGCTGGCCTCGGGCGACCCGCCGTAGTTCTCGGCGAACAGCACCGCGCCCAGATCGATGTTCGAGCGCAGCACCGACTGCAAGCGACTCTTGCCGACCTTCACGCCGACCAGATTGTGCTCGTCGCAGAAGCGCTTGAGCGCTTCCTTATGCACCGGACAGTCGTCCAGCACCAATACCTTGCTGACC is a window of Paraburkholderia sp. D15 DNA encoding:
- a CDS encoding response regulator, with product MAKILVVDDSSTVRDEVAGFLKKNGLDVDTAVDGKDGLAKLKSSPGIKLVISDVNMPNMDGLTMVEKIRGELANTSVNVIMLTTESSPAMKERGKAAGVKGWIVKPFKGDAVLETFRKLAG
- a CDS encoding class II glutamine amidotransferase, which codes for MCQLLALSCAEPTDVSFSLTGFAARGGLTDHHVDGWGVAFYEDRACRVFVDDKPACQSPVATFLQRNPIKSRNVVAHIRKATQGGARVENCHPFMRELRGQQWVFAHNGDLRPLGEPEAGPYAPVGTTDSEAAFCFVMNRLYAHFAAHPAARTDDADALFAVIQDATRALNTFGIFNFVLSNGSVQFAYCSTRLSYVIRHWPFSSARLVDGDLSVDFAERGTPTDRTAVIATTPLTDEAWTACRPGDLLMFSRGALLRRAHVAVPADVLASSKYALSEQSAVPA
- a CDS encoding chemotaxis protein CheX → MNMNKPVSKVLVLDDCPVHKEALKRFCDEHNLVGVKVGKSRLQSVLRSNIDLGAVLFAENYGGSPEASAEIAIRINAVRPELPIIMRREHDAGMDSLPESLRRVICATYVAHDMAPLRRVIDEYIFSLDYPNALVRGIADMTQAILGDVFKDLIITCDTPYIVRDRIIFGEVFSLIPLESAWCRGYMMMQAEEAPILDLIDRYRMVEHTPDSDADFRDLNGLLGEVTNLIWGSFKNRYVGDADAWSRSQVQVPLLVNHKHKYISFGTGNPQLCFMYWLKDPQSGRSVKLHQRFVFSLSWSPEDFKEVADDVGAMVEAGELDLF